In Candidatus Angelobacter sp., the genomic stretch ACAAAGAGGAGTCGTTCAAAATCATAGGCTGTTGCATGGAAGTGCACCGTGAATTGGGCAAAGGCCACGATGAGGTGATTTACAAAGACGCGCTCGAAATCGAATTCCACCGACAGCAGATCACTTTCGCTCGGGAACGCGAATATGAGCTTACGTACCGAGGAATCGTACTACCCCATCGATATTTCGCCGATTTTGTTGTGTTGGAAAAAATCATCTTCGAAGCTAAAGCAGTTGAGCGTTTGATTGACTCACACGTCAAACAAACCTTGAACTACTTGGCCGCTTCAAAACTGAGGCTTGGATTGCTTGTAAACTTTGGCGAGGATTCCCTGGCCCACAAACGAGTCGTTCT encodes the following:
- a CDS encoding GxxExxY protein, translated to KEESFKIIGCCMEVHRELGKGHDEVIYKDALEIEFHRQQITFAREREYELTYRGIVLPHRYFADFVVLEKIIFEAKAVERLIDSHVKQTLNYLAASKLRLGLLVNFGEDSLAHKRVVL